The following DNA comes from Simkania negevensis Z.
TTTCGTGTGGGGTCACGCGGTGTAATCGTCTTGAAGGTCTGATGGGATGCTCGAGTTTTGGAGCTTCTTGATCTTTGGGAGTGCGCTTAGATTTATTCCAATCAGCATGCACTTCTTCCTGCAGTTGCATGAAGCATTGCATGATTGACTTTGTGGCAAATTCAGAGCAGACGCTTTCTTTTCCTAATTGAATTTTCTGAAGAAGATCCGTTTTGAAGGGATTAAAGCGGAATCCAAATCCTGTTAAGAAGCGGCGCAATGAGGGGTTGAACAAGTGCTGGTAGGGTTTCGTGTTTTGGAAATATGCCTGAAGCCTGCGTTGAAACTTTGCTTCAATTACCTGCTGCCAGTTTTTACCATACAGCAGTTCAAGTTGAGCGCGTGTTTTTTCGTTGCCGGCAATTTTATTATAATTAAATTCCATCGTTTTAAAGGTGCGACTGTAAAGAGTGCGGCGCATTTGACGAAAACGGGCCCAGATATCAGCTTCGATGTCTTGTCCTTTTTCATTTCTGTAGCCAACAGAAGCGTGAAATAATGAAGTTCCAAAGAGATATTTAAAAACGACTTTATCAAAAAGTTTAGTCCAGTAGTCACGTTTGGCCCCAAAGTTGTGAATGTCGTAAAAAATGAGAGTGCCGCCTTTTGAGTGGGGCGCTTGTCTTTCAGCAATGTTGTGGACCTGGTTAATAAAGTTTTCCGTTCTATTTATTTTACGTGAGAGGGTTCCTAAAGGTGTATCTTTTGAAAGAGGAATCCCCCTTTTTTTAAACTGACTGATGATGGGGGCGAGTTTTGCCATGTCTTCGATCACAATCAGATCTCGATGGGTGAGCTTATCGCTTTCGTGAAGCGCTCCTTCCATCCCCTGTTTTCGGAGCATGGGTTGGATTTTTTTCACTTTTTCAAACGCTTGCTCAAAGGCTGCGGCGGGTCGTGTCTTATATGAGAATGTCGCAAGTGTATCTAAAACCTTTCGATCAATGAGGGAGTCATCATGGAGCTGAGAGCGGAAAGAAATAAGCGCCTTATTGAGCCTTTGATTGCCAATGCTGTTTTCGACAAATTTACGGGTTTCTTCTGTAATCTTAGTATTTGAAGAAAGCTCTTTGAGATGATTTAGATCTGAAGAGGTGAGCCCAGATCGTTTAGCGAGCTTTTCAAAAACATACTTTACATTTGCGGTCTGCTCAAGAGATGTGGGGATGGTTTGTATAGCAGGAAGGATAGTTGCAAGGTCGTAGTTGCGGAGGCCGATCATTGAGAAAAGCGTGCGGATGGCAGGACTAAAAAAATGATCTTGCTCAATGTAGACTTGGTTTTGAGTATCGACATAGGCCCATGAACCTATCCAACTAAATTTTTTATCCAAGTATAAACTACCCCCAATATTACCAATCCATTCCATATCACGAATAAACGCTCCCATCGCATCAATAGCCGACGACAACGTCTTTTTAACCAAGCAAAAGCTCGTTCTACCTTCCAGCGTTGTGGGCTCAATTTGAAGAAATGGGTAACTTCGTTAATTTCTGGCGCCCATCTTCCTTTGATTTTCCGATAGGGAATTAGAGGAAATATTCCCATGTTTAACAAAAACTGACGTAACCAGCCTGCATCATAACCTTTGTCTGCCTCAAGAACAACTACTCGCCCTTTGAGTGACTTTAATGGAAGCTGTGTAAGCAATCTGCTAACTTCCTGTTTTTCATCCCCCTTTGCATCGGTAGTTGTAATGGCTATTGCATTGCCGTTTTTATCGATAAGCAAGTGAAGCAGAACTCCCTTGCCTTTATAACCATAATCAACTTTTTCCCCTCCTCCTGGAGCGGGGGGAAAAAGAACCGTCCACAGCTACTTGAGAAAGATCAACTTTTCCTTCCATTATTGCTATCTGTAATAGCCCACTCATCACCTTATCAAAAACTCCTTCAACACTCCATTGCTTTAACCATTTGTGAGCTGTAGAACGAGGGATAAAAAGAGAGGAATCTGTCGGAAGATCCGCCCAACGACATCCTCTCGTTAAGATAAAGAGTATTGAATTCCAGGTTTTGCGTAGATCACTTCGAGGAGTTCCTCTCTCCAAAGGAAAAGTATGGTCCATAAGACCTTCAATGAGTTGCCATTGTTCATCTGATAAACACTTAAATCCTGCCATGTCATCTCCTAAATTTTTTTAAAAGAATATAGCATTTAACTTTTTAGTTGGATAGATTCATGTTTTATGACCATTTGTAGTAGATAGTATCCCCATAATTAACCCCTTCCATAATTAATTATCTGGATAATTATAAACAATTTCTAATTAATAATAAATTAAAGTTATATATTTAATTCTTGCAGAAGAGTTACAATAAAATTTTTTCTTTTATTTTCTGAGTGCGCAAGAGTTTCGCGCACTTCTGCTGGAGTGTTTTCCCGAAGTAGGGCCGAAGGGCGCACCTCGAAATGAACTCCACTGAGAAGGGCGATTCCTTGCCCGATTTGGCAGGAAATGATCGCTGCTTCATCGTCGAAGTCAGCGTAAGTTCCAAGAATTTTAACGGGGTGAGTTTTGGCTTCTGCAAAGTAGCATCCTCCATTGTAGTAGAGAGGAATGAGCTCATCTTCAATGCGGATGGAGGGAGCATGGGCCCCGCTTTCTGATCCGTAAGCAAAAGGGCGTGTGGGAAAAAGAGTTCCTACAGCAGATCCAGGGAAAAACTGGAGATCGCGAGGCTCGTGAACCTCTAGGTCAGTTCCCTTTTCAAAGATGACCTCTTTTGCTGCAAAGTAAGCTCCAGCACAAATGCCTAAAAACTTTCCGCCGTTTTCGACAAAGCGTCGGATGTTATCTGTTCCTTTCCCTTTGAGAAGTCGGTCATACGGAATGTCTCTTCCGCCTGGAATGATGAGAAGATCGGTCTGCTCAATCCAGTTTCCGAGTGCAACAAAAGGGTGGGTGATGGGCTCTACCGTTGCATGAGGCAATAGCTCTCGAAAAGTTGCAAGTGTTTCTTGCAGCGAAAAGGTGCTGACGCCCTCGTCGGCATAGATCACAATATTCATTCGAAAATCCTTTGAAAATCGAGCGTTTCACCAGCTAAAACGTAAGCAACAGAGGGGATCTTTTCGGTTTTTTTCATGAGAGTTTTGAAATAGTTTTCATAGGCTTTACGTGGCTCGTTGATTTCTGGAGCGCGAAGCCCAAGAAATGTAAGATTGGCTTCTGTGGAATAGTCTGCGATGTGAGAGTAAAAGTCATCTGTCTCGTCGAGATAGGGTTTGAAGCAAAGGTTTTTGAAGCGCAAGACTTGATGGTATTTGCTGAAAAGTTTTGTCATATGTGTGCGAGCCACTTCATTGGGAACGAGTGTTTTAATCCAAATGGTTGCTCCTAAATAGGTTTTATCGTTTTGCATGATGTGGGCGAGGGCCAAGCTCAGTTCAAAGTTAGAGTGATATTTCCCTCCCCACCAAAGGTCGATCTGTTTGTCTTTTTTTTCTTCTCGGAAAGCTAGATTATCTTCGTCGATTTTTAACAAAACGATGTTTTTTTGCAGTTTAAATGACTCGATGATGAGTTCACAAAACGATGAAAACTTTTCAGGATCAGAGGGTGCTTTTAAGATAATAGTATTGGGTTGCAATGGACCTAGGCCATAGTTTTGAACAATTTGGTGATTTCCAATGGTCGTTTCATTGTGGGCATTGATATGGTAGAAGCAAGCAATGTCTTTCTTCTCGAAATACTCTGCAAAGGCTTGTCTGACAGAATCGACATTTTGCCCATTTCCTTGAAGCGTTGTTCCATATGTTAAAAACCCTTTGGCTTGGTTTAATGTGTGGGCAAAGTGAATGGTGTTAGATTCTTTAAGAGAGGGATCCACAATGGCCAAGATATTAGGGCGCCAACTCTTGGGGTTTTTCTTGATGTGAACGAGCTTATTTGTTGCTGTTGATGCAAAGAAAGAAAAGATACTGTACCGGATGTCATCCCAGTTTCCTTTGAGTTTCCGCTTCGTTGTCCAAAAGCAAAGGGTTCCAACTAAAAAGATCACGATGAAACTGGCTCCGGCATTGATCATGAACATGCTCATCAAGCAAGCTGCAGTTCCAAAGAGGGAAAGGAGGGGATGTGTGCGAAACAGGGGGCGCCAACTGGGATTTTTGAGCAGCGATTCAAAAAAAGCTACAAAGTTGAGGAGTCCATAGGTCATGAGGCAGACCATCGAAAGGATAGGAAGAAGGTGGTTCATGTCTGTTAAAACAATCATCAGTGTGGCAATCGAGATGATCATCAAGCTGGCCGCGCGAGGGTGATTGGCTTTGCCATAACCTTTCGATAGAAAGGAGGGAAGAATCTTATCTTTCGCTAATGCCTGCAACGTGCGTGGTGCGGTCAATAGTCCTCCAAGAGCGCTTGAAAGTGTTGCTCCCCAAACTCCCAAAATGAATAAAATGCTGTATTTCGAAACATAGCGAATGATCAACAGGTGCGAGCGGAGCAGGTCGGCAGAAACTTGAGAAGAGAGAAAGAGGCATAAACTTGCATAAACGAGGTAAGCTGTTAAAACGGAGGCAAGAGATCCAAGGGCAAGTGAGCGTGAGGGGTTTTTTAAATCGCCTGACATTGCCATGCCCGACTCAATTCCTGTTGCAGCAGGGAAGAAGAGAGCAAAAGCAGGCCAAAAAGAAAGGGCTGTTAGGGATGCGGTAGGGGTCATATCTGCGGGGATTTGACTTCCACTTCCCATGAAAACCGAGACAATTGCCGACAAAACAATGATGTAAATCAGTCCTTGGGTTTTCAAGGCAAAATCCACAGGAAAAGATGAGACTATTGCAAGTGCTAAAATGGTACAGAGCTCTATCGTCGTGAGGGAGTAATGAGGGAGGATCTCTTGAAGGGAAATAGCAAATCCCGAAACGCAAACTGCAATTGTTGTGAGTTGCGCGACCGACAAGAGGATACCAATTGCACTTCCAAACTCCATCCCTAAGGAACGGGAAATGATGTAGTATGAGCCACCGTTCCCGACGCGCATGTTGGTGACAATCGAAGTTAGAGAAAGACTGGTTACAAAGAGAATGGTAGACGACATCAAGATGATTAGACTCATTTTCCAAGGACCGACTAAGCCGGTGATCCAGCCAAGGCGCATGAAGAGAATAACTCCTAGCATTTGAAGGACGCTAGGGAGGTACACTCCGGAAAAAGTTCCTAACCCATCACCTTTTACCTGAGTTGCTTCAGGAAACCACTGCGCAAAAGGGCGTTTGATTGCGTCTAGTATAGCCATACCCAAAAATCCATAAATGACATAAAAGAGATTATAAACAAGTAGGGATAATATGGAAAAGGCTACATTCGCCGCGGGTTGTTTTTGGCATGTTCAAAAAGTTTTTGATCAGTTGGATGGGGTTGAAAGTACTCGCGTAGGTTATACAGGAGGGGAGGTTCGAAATCCGACATATGAGGAGGTTTGTGAGGGAAATACAGGTCATGCCGAAGCGATTGAAATCCTCTATGATCCTCAAAAAATTTCATATGAATCTCTCTTAAAGGTATTTTGGACGATGCATGACCCGACGACCCTCAATCGACAGGGAGTAGATATTGGTCGGCAGTATCGCTCGGCGATTTTCACCCATTCCTCAGCTCAGAGGAAAATCGCTGAAAAATCGCTAAAAGATGCTCAAAGGCGATTCCGAATCCCGATTGTCACAGAAATCACTTCTGCCTGCCCCTTCTATGAGGCGGAAGCCTATCATCAGAAGTACTTCAGAAAGAAAGGATTATCGGAATAGATTTTTTGTTGTTAATATAATGATTTTTAATATATATATATTTGATCTTTAATATTTTATAATCGAAACCTTTTCAAGGAAATATGATTAGAACTGTAATGTCATCTATCGATCAAAATCCCAGAAATTCTAAATATCTTGATTCTGCTGAAGCGTTGTTGAGTAAAGAGTTGTTCAGAGATCCTAATCAAGATGAATATTGGGCTGTCCTCGAGAAGATAAAAGAACTTCAAAGCAAACTTTTTTCAGGACATAATTGCCGAGGTGAGTGGAATTTTCTCAAAGAAGTTGAGAGCTCTATTAGTTCTCCCATGAATCTCTATTCATTTCACATGTTTTTAGGAAGGCGGATGCTTGCTTGTAGTCAATATTTAAAACAGATTGAGGATAAACTAAGTGCTCTCGAATCGGCAAAAACTCATTTCGCTCAAGCAAACTTGATACAACCTAATGTAAATACAGCAGAACAATGCATTGCAATCGAAAAGAAAATAACAGCTCTTCGATTAGAAACACAACATAATCAAATTGTTGAGGAAAGCATTAAGTGTTTTCAGAAACGATTGATAGATTACGATAGTTGTTCAAAGATGCGATTGACGTTTATTTTGAATCCTGATCGTCAGATATAAAATAAAGCTTCAGCCAAAGCTCAAAAATAAGGCTTTTAAGAGATTTAGCCCCATTAATGAAAGGTATGATAACAAAGTTGGGCTTAAATTCATCACGTCCTCGCTAAAAATGACTATGTTGTAAAAATGCTTGTTTAAGGTCAACTTTTCGTGTGCTTTGGAAGTTTAAGGCTGCAAGCTTGAAAAGCTTGCGGCTTTATTTTAGTAACGTGACATTCTCTTTTTCTTTCCAATGACGTAATCAAAACTGATTTTACCTGGCCCTGAAAAGAAGAGCCAAAAGAAAATCAATGTGTAGAGAACTTCAGGAAGATAGAAGAAGTTTTCGATGAGAATGAGCCCGCCATGCATGGCAACTTCCGCAATCCGTTCAGTCACAATAGCAGTGACCATTATGATTAAAAGCACCAGTGCTGAAAGAGAGGTGAGAAGCCCGATGAGAATGAGCGCTCCACCAAGAAGTTCTACTAGCGGAACAAAGTAAGCATTAAATTCTGGAAACGGAATGTTGGCCGAAATCATCGTCTTTAAAAGCTTTGCGTGTTGATCAGAATCAAAAAGCTTAAAGAAACCTGAAAGAATAAAAAAAATTCCGATGCCAAGACG
Coding sequences within:
- the msrA gene encoding peptide-methionine (S)-S-oxide reductase MsrA — encoded protein: MEKATFAAGCFWHVQKVFDQLDGVESTRVGYTGGEVRNPTYEEVCEGNTGHAEAIEILYDPQKISYESLLKVFWTMHDPTTLNRQGVDIGRQYRSAIFTHSSAQRKIAEKSLKDAQRRFRIPIVTEITSACPFYEAEAYHQKYFRKKGLSE
- a CDS encoding amino acid permease, whose protein sequence is MAILDAIKRPFAQWFPEATQVKGDGLGTFSGVYLPSVLQMLGVILFMRLGWITGLVGPWKMSLIILMSSTILFVTSLSLTSIVTNMRVGNGGSYYIISRSLGMEFGSAIGILLSVAQLTTIAVCVSGFAISLQEILPHYSLTTIELCTILALAIVSSFPVDFALKTQGLIYIIVLSAIVSVFMGSGSQIPADMTPTASLTALSFWPAFALFFPAATGIESGMAMSGDLKNPSRSLALGSLASVLTAYLVYASLCLFLSSQVSADLLRSHLLIIRYVSKYSILFILGVWGATLSSALGGLLTAPRTLQALAKDKILPSFLSKGYGKANHPRAASLMIISIATLMIVLTDMNHLLPILSMVCLMTYGLLNFVAFFESLLKNPSWRPLFRTHPLLSLFGTAACLMSMFMINAGASFIVIFLVGTLCFWTTKRKLKGNWDDIRYSIFSFFASTATNKLVHIKKNPKSWRPNILAIVDPSLKESNTIHFAHTLNQAKGFLTYGTTLQGNGQNVDSVRQAFAEYFEKKDIACFYHINAHNETTIGNHQIVQNYGLGPLQPNTIILKAPSDPEKFSSFCELIIESFKLQKNIVLLKIDEDNLAFREEKKDKQIDLWWGGKYHSNFELSLALAHIMQNDKTYLGATIWIKTLVPNEVARTHMTKLFSKYHQVLRFKNLCFKPYLDETDDFYSHIADYSTEANLTFLGLRAPEINEPRKAYENYFKTLMKKTEKIPSVAYVLAGETLDFQRIFE
- a CDS encoding transposase, which encodes MAGFKCLSDEQWQLIEGLMDHTFPLERGTPRSDLRKTWNSILFILTRGCRWADLPTDSSLFIPRSTAHKWLKQWSVEGVFDKVMSGLLQIAIMEGKVDLSQVAVDGSFSPRSRRRGKS
- a CDS encoding transposase encodes the protein MLIDKNGNAIAITTTDAKGDEKQEVSRLLTQLPLKSLKGRVVVLEADKGYDAGWLRQFLLNMGIFPLIPYRKIKGRWAPEINEVTHFFKLSPQRWKVERAFAWLKRRCRRLLMRWERLFVIWNGLVILGVVYTWIKNLVG
- a CDS encoding BPL-N domain-containing protein, producing MNIVIYADEGVSTFSLQETLATFRELLPHATVEPITHPFVALGNWIEQTDLLIIPGGRDIPYDRLLKGKGTDNIRRFVENGGKFLGICAGAYFAAKEVIFEKGTDLEVHEPRDLQFFPGSAVGTLFPTRPFAYGSESGAHAPSIRIEDELIPLYYNGGCYFAEAKTHPVKILGTYADFDDEAAIISCQIGQGIALLSGVHFEVRPSALLRENTPAEVRETLAHSENKRKNFIVTLLQELNI
- a CDS encoding DoxX family protein, which produces MHDFFSKLGHYKRQLVWLPIFVTRLGIGIFFILSGFFKLFDSDQHAKLLKTMISANIPFPEFNAYFVPLVELLGGALILIGLLTSLSALVLLIIMVTAIVTERIAEVAMHGGLILIENFFYLPEVLYTLIFFWLFFSGPGKISFDYVIGKKKRMSRY